A genomic region of Mesobacillus jeotgali contains the following coding sequences:
- the mtnA gene encoding S-methyl-5-thioribose-1-phosphate isomerase, translated as MEDTFLQSVKYDGEKLYILDQTKLPQVTEFLEINNIEDVWDAIKQLKVRGAPAIGIAAAYGLVLGIKDAPEVDFETFYDFFKKQADYLATSRPTAVNLFWALKRMDTRTKAERSKPVKEIKRLLEEEAHLIRQEDENVCSSIGENALTLFEDGMTVLTHCNAGGIATARYGTALAPIYLAKERGMEIKVFADETRPLLQGARLTAWELMQAGIDVTLITDSMAAMVMQQGKVQAVIVGCDRVAANGDVANKIGTYGVALLAKAHNIPFYVAAPLSTIDLETKTGDEIPIEERAAEEITAGFGKSTAPDGVKVFNPAFDVTPHHLITAIITEKGVMRGNYSEELPRLFEQ; from the coding sequence ATGGAAGATACATTTTTACAATCTGTAAAATATGACGGTGAAAAACTATATATTTTAGACCAAACAAAACTTCCCCAGGTTACTGAGTTCCTTGAAATCAACAATATTGAAGATGTATGGGATGCGATTAAACAGCTTAAAGTAAGGGGTGCGCCAGCAATTGGCATCGCAGCTGCCTATGGGCTGGTTCTTGGTATCAAGGATGCTCCAGAGGTTGATTTCGAAACATTTTATGATTTTTTCAAAAAGCAGGCTGATTACCTGGCTACTTCCAGGCCGACTGCAGTCAACCTTTTCTGGGCACTCAAAAGGATGGATACACGTACTAAAGCTGAAAGAAGCAAACCGGTTAAGGAAATTAAGAGGCTATTGGAAGAAGAAGCGCATTTAATCCGACAGGAAGATGAAAATGTCTGCAGCTCCATTGGCGAGAATGCTTTGACCTTATTCGAAGACGGTATGACCGTTTTAACTCATTGCAACGCCGGCGGTATTGCCACAGCAAGGTATGGAACTGCGCTCGCCCCAATTTATTTGGCTAAGGAACGAGGAATGGAGATTAAGGTGTTTGCTGATGAAACCCGTCCATTGCTACAGGGAGCGCGTCTGACGGCCTGGGAATTAATGCAGGCTGGAATCGATGTTACCCTCATTACTGACAGTATGGCAGCCATGGTCATGCAACAGGGAAAGGTACAAGCAGTCATCGTAGGTTGTGACCGTGTAGCAGCCAATGGAGACGTAGCAAATAAAATCGGAACATATGGTGTTGCTTTACTCGCCAAGGCTCATAACATCCCTTTCTATGTCGCAGCGCCACTATCGACAATTGATCTTGAAACAAAAACTGGTGATGAAATACCGATAGAGGAAAGGGCAGCAGAGGAAATCACTGCTGGTTTCGGGAAATCGACAGCACCTGATGGCGTTAAGGTTTTCAATCCAGCCTTCGATGTGACACCACATCACTTAATTACCGCGATCATTACAGAAAAAGGGGTCATGAGAGGAAACTACAGCGAAGAATTGCCGCGTTTGTTTGAACAATAA
- the sspO gene encoding small acid-soluble spore protein O codes for MVKRKANHVIPGANAAKAQGNGAGYNEEMANEPLTEMEKQNNKKRKKNQ; via the coding sequence GTGGTAAAAAGAAAAGCAAATCATGTCATTCCTGGAGCGAATGCTGCCAAAGCTCAAGGCAATGGTGCAGGCTATAATGAGGAAATGGCAAATGAACCATTAACTGAAATGGAAAAGCAAAACAATAAAAAACGGAAAAAGAATCAGTAA
- the acnA gene encoding aconitate hydratase AcnA has product MSNQDVFNARSSFEIDGKRYHYYSLAALEKAGIGNVSKLPYSVKVLLESVLRQHDGFVITKEHVENLAKWGTSEVKEVDVPFKPSRVILQDFTGVPAVVDLASLRKAMADMGGDPDKINPEKPVDLVIDHSVQVDKYGTPDALNVNMELEFERNAERYQFLSWAQKAFDNYRAVPPATGIVHQVNLEYLANVVHAVENADGEFETFPDSLVGTDSHTTMINGIGVLGWGVGGIEAEAGMLGQPSYFPVPEVVGVKLVGDMPNGATATDLALKVTQVLRSKGVVGKFVEFFGPGVVTLPLADRATVANMAPEYGATCGFFPVDGEALDYMRLTGRSEDHINVVEAYCKENGLFFDPALEPVYTDVVEINLSEIEANLSGPKRPQDLIPLSAMQKSFKEALTSPAGNQGFGLDKKEIEKEAVVEFANGDKTTMKTGAIAIAAITSCTNTSNPYVLVGAGLVAKKAVELGMEVPKFVKTSLAPGSKVVTGYLRDSELLPYLETLGFNLVGYGCTTCIGNSGPLKPEIEKSVAESDLLVTSVLSGNRNFEGRIHPLVKANYLASPPLVVAYALAGTVDIDLQNDPIGKDKDGKDVFFKDIWPSTAEVNEVVHRVVTPELFRREYETVFTDNEKWNEIQTNSDPLYTFDEDSTYIANPPFFEGLTPEAGEVAPLNSLRVVGKFGDSVTTDHISPAGAIGKDTPAGKYLREKGVEPRDFNSYGSRRGNHEVMMRGTFANIRIKNQIAPGTEGGFTTYWPTGEVMSIFDACMKYKEQGTGLMVIAGKDYGMGSSRDWAAKGTNLLGIKTVIAESFERIHRSNLVLMGVLPLQFKAGENAETLGLTGRESFNVQIDEKVRPRDIITVTATDEDGNTKTFEALVRFDSEVEIDYYRHGGILQMVLRDKLKA; this is encoded by the coding sequence ATGTCAAACCAAGATGTTTTTAACGCCCGCAGTTCATTTGAAATTGACGGGAAACGCTATCATTACTATAGCCTGGCAGCATTAGAAAAGGCTGGAATCGGCAATGTATCAAAACTGCCTTACTCAGTGAAGGTTTTGCTTGAATCCGTACTTCGCCAGCATGATGGCTTTGTAATCACAAAAGAGCACGTTGAAAATCTAGCAAAATGGGGAACTAGCGAAGTGAAAGAAGTGGATGTGCCTTTCAAGCCTTCACGTGTTATTCTTCAGGACTTCACTGGTGTACCTGCAGTCGTTGACCTTGCATCACTAAGAAAAGCAATGGCCGACATGGGTGGAGACCCAGACAAAATCAATCCAGAAAAGCCGGTTGATCTAGTAATCGACCACTCTGTACAGGTTGATAAATACGGTACTCCAGATGCACTTAATGTAAATATGGAGCTTGAATTCGAACGTAATGCTGAACGTTACCAGTTCTTAAGCTGGGCACAAAAAGCATTCGATAACTACCGTGCTGTTCCACCAGCAACAGGTATCGTGCACCAGGTTAACCTTGAGTATCTTGCAAACGTTGTCCACGCTGTAGAAAATGCAGATGGCGAATTTGAAACTTTCCCAGATTCATTGGTAGGTACTGACTCACATACTACAATGATCAACGGTATTGGTGTTCTTGGATGGGGCGTAGGCGGTATCGAAGCAGAAGCTGGAATGCTTGGCCAGCCTTCATACTTCCCAGTACCAGAAGTAGTAGGTGTTAAATTAGTAGGAGATATGCCGAATGGCGCCACTGCAACTGACCTTGCACTTAAAGTGACACAGGTTCTTCGCAGCAAAGGCGTTGTTGGTAAATTCGTCGAGTTCTTCGGACCTGGCGTGGTTACACTTCCACTTGCTGACCGTGCGACTGTTGCCAACATGGCACCTGAATACGGCGCTACTTGCGGATTCTTCCCAGTAGACGGAGAAGCATTGGATTACATGCGTTTAACTGGACGTTCCGAAGATCACATTAACGTGGTTGAGGCATACTGCAAGGAGAACGGACTATTTTTCGATCCTGCATTAGAGCCAGTCTATACTGATGTAGTAGAAATCAACCTTTCAGAAATCGAAGCTAACCTATCCGGTCCAAAGCGTCCACAAGATTTGATTCCACTTTCTGCTATGCAGAAATCCTTCAAGGAAGCATTGACTTCTCCTGCAGGAAACCAGGGATTCGGCTTAGATAAGAAAGAAATCGAAAAAGAAGCTGTTGTTGAGTTTGCTAATGGCGATAAAACAACAATGAAGACTGGTGCAATTGCCATTGCGGCGATCACTAGCTGTACAAATACATCAAACCCATACGTACTAGTAGGTGCAGGCCTTGTTGCCAAGAAGGCTGTTGAGCTTGGAATGGAAGTTCCTAAGTTCGTCAAGACTTCATTGGCACCAGGATCAAAGGTTGTTACTGGATACCTTCGTGATTCAGAATTGCTTCCTTACCTTGAAACTCTTGGATTCAACCTTGTTGGTTACGGATGTACAACATGTATCGGTAACTCAGGTCCATTAAAGCCTGAAATCGAAAAGTCTGTTGCTGAAAGCGACCTTCTTGTTACTTCTGTTCTTTCCGGTAACCGTAACTTTGAAGGACGTATTCACCCGCTTGTAAAAGCAAACTACCTGGCTTCACCGCCGTTGGTTGTTGCTTATGCACTTGCAGGAACTGTGGATATCGATCTGCAGAACGATCCAATCGGAAAAGACAAAGACGGAAAAGATGTATTCTTCAAGGATATCTGGCCATCAACTGCAGAAGTGAACGAAGTTGTTCACCGAGTAGTAACTCCAGAATTGTTCCGCAGAGAGTACGAAACTGTATTCACTGACAATGAGAAGTGGAACGAGATCCAAACAAACAGCGATCCGCTTTACACGTTCGATGAGGATTCAACTTATATCGCAAACCCTCCATTCTTCGAAGGTTTGACTCCAGAAGCTGGAGAAGTGGCTCCATTGAACAGCCTTCGTGTAGTCGGCAAGTTCGGTGACTCTGTAACAACTGACCATATTTCTCCTGCAGGTGCGATCGGCAAAGATACACCAGCTGGAAAATACCTGCGTGAAAAGGGTGTAGAACCTCGCGACTTCAACTCATACGGTTCACGCCGTGGTAACCATGAAGTCATGATGCGCGGAACATTCGCAAACATCCGTATCAAAAACCAAATCGCTCCTGGCACAGAAGGCGGCTTCACAACTTACTGGCCAACAGGCGAAGTTATGTCCATCTTTGATGCTTGCATGAAGTACAAAGAGCAGGGCACTGGCCTGATGGTTATCGCAGGCAAAGATTACGGTATGGGATCTTCCCGTGACTGGGCTGCGAAGGGTACGAACCTATTAGGAATCAAGACTGTTATCGCTGAAAGCTTCGAGCGTATCCACCGTTCAAACCTTGTATTGATGGGCGTTCTGCCACTTCAATTCAAAGCTGGTGAAAACGCAGAAACTCTTGGCCTGACGGGAAGAGAATCATTCAATGTCCAGATCGATGAAAAAGTACGCCCACGCGACATCATCACTGTGACAGCTACTGATGAAGACGGCAACACGAAGACTTTCGAAGCTCTTGTACGTTTCGACTCAGAAGTAGAAATCGACTACTACCGTCACGGCGGAATCCTGCAAATGGTTCTTCGTGATAAATTAAAAGCGTAA
- the selD gene encoding selenide, water dikinase SelD, which translates to MIFKTRKSILFLEVIRLSEHEKIRLTSLSTKAGUGCKISPEDLTQVLRLLPEQENVPELLVGHETSDDAGVYKLTEDIALIQTIDYFTPVVDDPYMFGQIAAANALSDVYAMGGEPKTVLNMVGYPIKKLGPDMLAEILRGASDKVKEAGALTIGGHSIDDQEPKFGLSVTGLAHPGAIWKNVGAAPGDLLVLSKPIGVGILTTGIKRSAVTAEQEQAVTDTMALLNKSAADALKAFTPHAVTDVTGFGLLGHGSEIARGSNVSFEISLSDVPVLDGTYELAAKGIVPGGSKSNHKWLDNDVEYQDISTEEQLVLCDAITSGGLLVSLPESEAGQYVEALKNKGLIHAAIVGKVIEKKDKLIYVKR; encoded by the coding sequence ATGATTTTCAAAACAAGAAAGAGTATACTTTTTTTGGAGGTGATCAGGTTGAGTGAACACGAGAAAATTCGTTTGACTTCTCTATCAACAAAGGCTGGCTGAGGATGCAAAATCAGTCCCGAGGACTTGACGCAAGTTTTGCGTCTATTGCCAGAACAGGAAAATGTTCCTGAACTGCTTGTCGGACATGAGACTTCCGATGATGCAGGAGTATATAAACTTACAGAAGATATCGCCCTGATTCAAACGATTGATTATTTCACCCCTGTAGTGGATGATCCATATATGTTTGGCCAGATTGCAGCTGCGAATGCCCTAAGCGATGTTTATGCCATGGGCGGCGAACCTAAAACAGTTCTTAATATGGTGGGATATCCGATCAAAAAGCTCGGTCCGGATATGCTCGCAGAAATATTAAGAGGTGCCAGTGACAAAGTGAAGGAAGCTGGCGCACTGACGATCGGCGGTCATTCAATCGATGATCAGGAACCAAAATTCGGTTTATCTGTAACTGGTCTTGCCCACCCTGGTGCCATCTGGAAAAATGTCGGCGCAGCACCAGGTGATCTACTTGTTCTGTCAAAACCTATCGGTGTAGGCATTCTGACAACAGGAATCAAGCGCAGCGCAGTAACTGCGGAGCAGGAGCAGGCAGTAACCGATACAATGGCATTACTGAACAAATCTGCCGCAGATGCGCTGAAAGCCTTCACACCACACGCGGTAACGGATGTAACAGGATTCGGCCTGCTTGGGCATGGCAGTGAAATTGCACGTGGCAGCAATGTCAGTTTTGAGATTTCGTTATCGGATGTACCTGTATTAGATGGTACATATGAATTGGCTGCAAAAGGAATAGTGCCTGGAGGATCAAAATCCAACCATAAATGGCTGGATAACGATGTGGAGTATCAGGACATTTCTACTGAAGAGCAGTTAGTACTCTGTGATGCGATTACTTCCGGAGGACTCCTTGTTTCGCTTCCTGAAAGTGAAGCGGGACAGTACGTGGAAGCCTTGAAAAACAAAGGGCTCATTCATGCGGCTATAGTTGGGAAGGTCATAGAAAAGAAAGATAAACTAATCTATGTAAAAAGGTGA
- the selA gene encoding L-seryl-tRNA(Sec) selenium transferase encodes MKQFLRQLPAVHELQKDSRFIDLVKKHDTDADRFTDIIKDVLNDIRKEIVNEKWTGPEPGTQLFVDQLFKLLDSSATERFDYTLKRVINATGTILHTNLGRARLSENAVKHVVETARNYSNLEYRLKEGERGSRHSHVESLVKKVTGAEAAMVVNNNAAAVYLIMSALAKNKEVIVSRGQLVEIGGSFRISSIMEESGAHIVEVGTTNKTHLYDYENAVTDDTGMILKVHTSNFKIYGFSKTVETDELAQLSSKHDHVVFYEDLGSGVLYDFTRHGIGDEPVVGEVLKMGADIVSFSGDKLLGGPQAGIIAGKKALIDKLKKHQLARVVRVDKMTLAALEGTLMDYLRGEQGLHHIPTLRDLLVPLEELRDRTERFAEDIDSLESGLKAVVTEGTSQVGGGTMPDVHLPTYLVSISHPEVSAEHIARKLRTEHSPAIVVRIQKEEVNVDLRTVTEEEQRFLLNALKQI; translated from the coding sequence TTGAAACAGTTTTTAAGGCAGCTGCCTGCTGTACATGAACTACAGAAAGATTCCAGGTTTATTGATTTGGTCAAGAAGCATGATACGGACGCTGATCGTTTTACAGACATAATCAAAGATGTGTTAAATGATATAAGGAAAGAAATTGTTAATGAAAAATGGACTGGGCCAGAGCCTGGTACCCAACTGTTTGTTGACCAGCTATTTAAATTGCTTGATTCATCCGCAACAGAAAGATTTGACTATACACTGAAAAGGGTCATTAACGCTACAGGAACCATTTTACATACGAATCTTGGAAGGGCAAGATTGAGCGAGAATGCAGTGAAGCATGTGGTAGAAACCGCGAGGAATTATTCCAATCTTGAGTATAGGCTGAAAGAAGGCGAGCGCGGGTCGCGGCACAGCCATGTTGAAAGCCTGGTGAAAAAGGTCACTGGGGCTGAAGCAGCGATGGTCGTTAATAATAATGCTGCAGCAGTTTATCTAATCATGAGTGCACTTGCAAAAAACAAGGAGGTCATTGTTTCACGCGGCCAGCTTGTTGAAATCGGAGGCTCATTCCGGATTTCTTCCATTATGGAAGAAAGCGGAGCTCATATAGTGGAAGTTGGAACAACAAACAAAACCCATTTATATGACTATGAGAATGCAGTCACTGACGATACCGGGATGATCCTAAAGGTCCATACGAGTAATTTTAAAATATATGGATTCTCGAAAACTGTAGAAACAGATGAATTGGCCCAACTATCAAGTAAGCACGACCATGTAGTTTTTTACGAAGACCTTGGGAGCGGTGTTCTTTATGATTTCACCCGCCATGGAATCGGAGACGAACCAGTTGTAGGAGAAGTACTGAAAATGGGAGCAGATATCGTTTCATTCAGCGGGGACAAGCTTCTTGGCGGACCACAGGCTGGAATCATCGCAGGGAAGAAAGCACTTATTGATAAGCTGAAAAAACACCAGCTCGCACGAGTAGTTCGAGTAGATAAAATGACACTCGCGGCGTTAGAGGGGACCTTGATGGATTATCTTAGGGGTGAGCAAGGGTTACATCATATCCCGACACTAAGAGACTTGCTTGTTCCTCTTGAGGAACTTAGAGACAGGACAGAGCGTTTTGCCGAGGACATTGATTCCTTAGAAAGTGGGCTAAAAGCGGTTGTGACTGAGGGTACCAGCCAGGTTGGCGGAGGGACGATGCCCGATGTCCATCTTCCAACCTATCTAGTCTCAATAAGCCATCCAGAGGTAAGCGCTGAACATATTGCCAGGAAGCTCCGAACGGAACATTCCCCGGCAATCGTTGTCCGTATCCAAAAGGAAGAGGTTAATGTCGATCTTCGGACTGTTACCGAAGAAGAACAAAGATTTCTTTTGAATGCGTTAAAACAAATTTAA
- a CDS encoding small acid-soluble spore protein P has protein sequence MNKNDSKDMRKNAPKGDQDSQPAPLSGSKKVKNRNHSRQKHNSNHDM, from the coding sequence ATGAACAAAAATGATTCTAAAGATATGCGCAAGAATGCTCCGAAGGGCGATCAAGACAGCCAGCCTGCTCCATTAAGCGGATCGAAGAAAGTGAAGAACCGTAACCATTCTCGCCAAAAACATAACTCAAACCACGATATGTAA
- a CDS encoding NAD-dependent epimerase/dehydratase family protein, translating into MKILVIGGSRFLGRAFVEEAQKKGHEITVFNRGNNNEVLQNVEVLIGDRNGNLEKLKERKWDAVLDTSGLIPSSVRKITSILKDQTDFYAFVSSISVYKDWIPKGITEDYPVQTMPVEEADELTKDPNGELLQYYGQFKALSEQEAERNMPGRVLNIRAGQLVGEHDYTDRLPYWVHRISQGGQVLAPGNPNTSYVQLIDVKDLSIWILKMMEDKNTGTYNVTGKSMALLDLFTKIRETTGSDAKFNWGEEKFLLENNIAPWTEMPLWIPNITPLGPDHQEPWKGAFHINIDKAIQSGLDFRPIEETIREVHGWIQTLDEANYPWKAGIARDREKVLLEALANHELKNI; encoded by the coding sequence ATGAAAATTCTAGTAATTGGCGGCAGCCGGTTTCTTGGCAGGGCATTTGTAGAGGAAGCGCAAAAAAAGGGCCATGAAATCACAGTATTTAATCGAGGAAACAATAATGAAGTACTGCAAAATGTTGAGGTCTTGATTGGCGATAGGAATGGAAATCTAGAGAAGCTAAAAGAACGCAAGTGGGATGCCGTTCTGGATACTTCAGGCCTAATCCCTAGTTCTGTTCGAAAAATAACATCTATTCTAAAGGATCAAACAGATTTCTATGCTTTTGTCTCAAGTATCTCGGTTTACAAAGACTGGATTCCAAAAGGAATCACAGAGGATTATCCAGTTCAAACAATGCCGGTAGAAGAAGCGGATGAACTCACAAAGGACCCGAATGGCGAATTATTACAATACTACGGACAATTTAAAGCACTGTCAGAACAGGAAGCTGAACGAAATATGCCGGGTAGAGTGTTAAACATCCGGGCTGGACAGCTAGTTGGAGAACATGACTATACTGACAGGCTGCCGTATTGGGTACATCGTATTTCACAGGGCGGTCAGGTGCTGGCTCCTGGAAATCCAAACACTTCGTACGTTCAATTAATTGATGTCAAAGACTTGTCTATATGGATTTTAAAAATGATGGAAGACAAAAATACCGGCACTTACAACGTGACTGGTAAATCCATGGCCTTACTGGATCTATTCACTAAAATTAGAGAAACCACTGGCAGTGATGCGAAATTTAATTGGGGAGAAGAAAAATTCCTGCTAGAAAACAATATTGCCCCATGGACAGAAATGCCACTTTGGATCCCAAACATCACACCGTTAGGACCCGATCATCAGGAACCATGGAAAGGAGCTTTCCATATTAATATAGACAAGGCCATTCAATCAGGTCTTGACTTTCGACCAATTGAAGAAACAATACGGGAGGTTCACGGATGGATACAAACATTGGATGAAGCCAATTACCCTTGGAAAGCAGGAATAGCCCGAGACCGTGAAAAGGTACTGCTTGAAGCTTTAGCAAACCATGAGTTGAAAAACATTTAA
- a CDS encoding DUF3231 family protein, producing the protein MNLFEVMKDAFVPFMDGDKKPLHVGEVMNLWFYLHGTEQTLRYDQHAYNLAQDPELKEKIVDIIENVHRPMIKELTQFFKDEGIPLPDVGAEKVVGEFKALPEGARMNDEEIANLIAYNLVVGITSATRGITESVRSDVGYLFAKYHMMKITFSLTLKTLMQEKGWLRVPPYYFTGKQ; encoded by the coding sequence TTGAATCTTTTTGAAGTGATGAAGGATGCTTTCGTTCCTTTTATGGATGGGGACAAAAAGCCCTTGCATGTCGGAGAAGTAATGAATCTATGGTTTTATCTCCATGGGACTGAACAAACCCTCAGATACGATCAACACGCATACAATTTAGCCCAGGACCCAGAACTTAAAGAAAAGATCGTGGATATCATTGAAAATGTACACAGACCAATGATCAAGGAATTGACCCAGTTTTTCAAGGATGAAGGAATTCCGCTCCCTGATGTAGGAGCCGAAAAAGTTGTCGGTGAATTCAAGGCACTTCCTGAAGGGGCAAGGATGAATGATGAGGAAATCGCCAATTTAATCGCATACAATCTCGTAGTAGGAATCACGTCAGCAACAAGGGGGATTACTGAATCTGTCCGATCGGATGTTGGTTACTTATTTGCAAAATACCATATGATGAAAATCACCTTTTCTTTGACACTTAAAACGCTTATGCAGGAAAAGGGCTGGTTGAGAGTTCCGCCTTACTATTTTACGGGAAAACAGTAA
- a CDS encoding NCS2 family permease: MDKLFDLKGHGTTFGRELSAGLISYITVVYIIIVNATILAAAGIPLEAGIIATILTVFAGCLLMGFWSNTPILVIPGMGLNAMFTYTIVQSGGFTWQEALAMVFVSGILFMVIAFTPLAKTIIASIPDSLKEAITVGIGILLILIGFDNSGIITSSEHTLLEIGDLSSSTALITLIGLIVTVVLFIKNIPGNLLLSIVFTSVLSLLFGDFGSGGVSWSMPAIGEYTSVFGQLSFAQAGNFVFWLTAFSLAMVVTFENIGLIHGHTKMLNQTQKSKKALQANSISVATAGIFGTSPTVSSVESAAGIAAGGRTGLTSITTGILFLASIVLIPVIKVVPESAVSPVLILIGILMLQNITNIKLDDLMESFPALLIIVLIPLTYSIADGMAIGFILYPLLKLLMGKGREIQPALYMIALLFLGNFVLQYAL, encoded by the coding sequence ATGGATAAATTATTCGATTTAAAAGGACATGGTACAACGTTCGGAAGAGAGCTATCTGCAGGTCTTATCTCTTATATAACAGTTGTATACATCATCATTGTCAACGCAACAATTTTAGCAGCAGCAGGCATCCCGCTTGAAGCAGGAATCATCGCTACGATTCTCACAGTGTTTGCAGGCTGTTTACTAATGGGATTCTGGAGTAACACTCCGATTCTAGTGATTCCGGGCATGGGGTTAAACGCGATGTTTACATATACAATCGTGCAGTCCGGCGGTTTCACATGGCAAGAAGCTCTTGCAATGGTTTTTGTATCGGGAATCCTGTTCATGGTTATAGCCTTCACTCCGCTGGCAAAAACAATCATCGCATCCATTCCTGACTCATTGAAAGAAGCAATTACAGTCGGTATAGGAATACTATTGATTTTAATTGGTTTCGATAATAGCGGAATTATTACAAGCTCAGAGCATACCCTGTTAGAAATTGGAGATCTAAGCAGCTCAACAGCACTTATCACATTGATTGGCCTAATCGTCACAGTTGTATTATTTATTAAAAACATTCCAGGCAATCTATTGTTGAGCATAGTGTTTACGTCTGTACTTTCCCTTCTATTCGGTGACTTCGGAAGTGGCGGAGTTTCGTGGAGCATGCCGGCAATTGGTGAGTACACATCTGTTTTTGGACAGCTGTCATTCGCCCAGGCAGGTAATTTTGTTTTCTGGCTTACAGCATTTTCTCTTGCAATGGTCGTCACTTTTGAAAACATCGGTCTGATCCATGGCCATACAAAAATGCTTAACCAGACGCAAAAAAGTAAGAAGGCACTTCAAGCTAATTCTATTTCGGTTGCCACTGCAGGTATATTCGGCACGAGCCCCACAGTATCATCTGTTGAAAGTGCTGCAGGGATAGCTGCTGGCGGCAGAACAGGTTTAACGAGTATTACTACAGGTATCCTGTTCCTGGCTTCGATCGTACTAATTCCTGTCATAAAAGTAGTACCTGAAAGTGCGGTATCACCGGTATTAATATTAATTGGAATATTGATGCTTCAAAATATAACGAACATCAAGCTTGATGATTTAATGGAAAGCTTTCCAGCACTTCTGATCATTGTATTGATACCTTTAACCTACAGTATTGCAGATGGTATGGCCATTGGTTTTATCCTATACCCGCTCTTAAAGCTGCTGATGGGAAAAGGTCGGGAAATCCAGCCGGCACTTTATATGATTGCCTTGCTATTCCTTGGTAATTTCGTGCTTCAGTATGCTCTTTAA
- a CDS encoding LysR family transcriptional regulator — protein sequence MDIRQMRYFIAIAEERNITAAAHRLHMSQPPLSLQLKQMEEELGVMLVERHGKKLELTDKGELLYRHALNIVHAFEEVKNELQETDEGRMGNLSVGINTLSVPEFPEWLEAFHTSFPLVYLRIVQNDSAYLAELVKNRTIELGLVRLPLANQDLNYLHLYNESFVFVCRENGKDEISIDEISNYPLILPSTEGLGSYNIIHDAFTKAQVPLQVICECSDMNVLMQMVSSGIGSTIVPESVFQSYGHSNLFTSDITDAELKSSVGLIWLKQHHLSRPARNFIHLVKQSLGLSDNFYE from the coding sequence ATGGATATCAGACAAATGAGGTATTTCATCGCTATAGCAGAGGAACGGAATATAACAGCAGCAGCCCATAGACTTCATATGTCACAACCACCTTTAAGCCTTCAATTAAAACAAATGGAGGAAGAATTAGGCGTAATGCTTGTTGAGCGGCATGGGAAAAAGCTTGAATTGACTGATAAGGGTGAGCTGTTATACAGACATGCATTAAACATTGTCCATGCATTTGAGGAAGTGAAAAATGAACTTCAAGAGACGGATGAAGGGAGGATGGGAAACCTATCAGTAGGGATCAACACTCTGTCGGTGCCGGAATTTCCCGAATGGCTGGAAGCATTTCACACATCCTTTCCGCTTGTCTATTTGCGGATTGTACAAAATGATTCAGCCTATTTGGCTGAGCTCGTAAAAAATCGAACAATTGAACTGGGGCTGGTTAGGCTGCCATTGGCTAATCAGGACCTTAACTATCTTCATTTATATAATGAATCATTTGTTTTCGTTTGCAGGGAAAATGGAAAAGACGAGATATCAATAGATGAAATAAGCAATTATCCGTTAATTCTACCTTCCACAGAGGGACTTGGGAGCTACAATATCATCCATGACGCTTTTACAAAAGCCCAGGTTCCGCTTCAGGTCATATGTGAATGCTCAGATATGAATGTGCTGATGCAAATGGTTTCCTCTGGGATTGGTTCAACCATAGTTCCTGAATCTGTTTTTCAATCATACGGACACTCAAATCTTTTCACCAGTGATATTACAGATGCTGAACTAAAATCATCTGTTGGGTTAATCTGGTTAAAGCAGCATCACCTATCCAGACCGGCAAGGAATTTTATTCATTTGGTCAAGCAAAGTCTCGGTTTATCCGATAATTTTTATGAATAG